In Paenacidovorax monticola, the genomic window TGCCCATCTTCATGTTGGTGGTCTCACAGCCGGTCAGCGCCACGGTGGCAGCAACGGCAGCCAGCAGCGTCAGCTTCTTCGGGAACATGCAGATTTCCTCTCGTTGAATGAAATGAAGCGCAAGGCCCGGGTCTCCGCCACCCCGGGGCCCCAAAAAGGTCCGCGCATGATAGCGCTGAGCGAAACTGCCGCTATCCGCCCTTTCAATTTGTTGCGCCTTGCCCCGCCGAGGGCATGCGGTACGCCCACAGGGGCCGGCCATCGGGTGCATTCCACCGCAGCGTGGGCTCCAGGCCGGGCAACGCGAATTCCAGGCTCACGAGCCAGGCGCCCGGCGCCAGTTCGGCCTGGGCCTTCATCTCGGCATGGGACATGCTCTCGGGCCGCTGGAACAGGTAGACGAGCCGGTAGCCGCTCCAGTCGGCTTCCCAGAGGTCGCCCTGCCACACCCAGGCCCAGGGGCAGCGCAGCGCGCACAGCCAGCGCAGCAGGGCACTGCCCTCCACACCGTCGAGCCTGGCCGCAGGATAGGCCTCGCGCAGCGCCCGCAGGCCGGCGCCCAGGCCGCAGCCCGCGTCGAGCACGCGCGCGCCCTCGGGCAGGGGAATGCGCTGCGCCAGCTCTCCCAGCGCGCCCTGGGGCGTCGGGAACAGCGGCGCATCGCGCCAGGCGTTGAGCGGGTACACGGCGAGCAGCAGGGCCAGCGGCACCAGCCAGGCCCAGGCCGGGACGCTGCCCGCCCCCGAGAGGGCCAGCGACAAGGGGAATCCGAGCGCGATCAGCACGCGCCGCCACCAGCGGTCGCCGAGCAGGCTGGCCGCCGTGCCCAGGACACAGGCCACGAGCAGCGCCCCCACGGGCGCGACGAGGTGCTGCAGCCCGGCGAAGAGCAGCCAGGCCAGGCACCAGGCCAGCAGGGCAGGCAGAGGCCAGGGCAGGCGCAGGGTCACGCGGGCGTCAGCGGCCGAACAGGCCGCGCAGCAGGTTGATGGGGTTCACGGCGTCGGCCGCGCCGCGCCCGCCAGCGTCCGGCGCACGGGCCGCATCGCCCTCCTCGTCCATTGGCTGCGCGCCGGCGCCGTACGCGCCGCCGCGTGCCGCACCGCGCTGCATCGACTCTTCGCCCAGCATGGCCATGGTGTGCGACTTGGCGCGCACGCGCACGGACCACTCGGGCTCCCAGGGCGCCTTGGGGTCGGCCGGGCGCGGCGGGTGGACGATGTAGCTCTCGCCGCCGTAGGCCATCATGCGCAGCATGGGCGTGCCCTGCTCCCGCCCCCCGGGGCCGCGAAGATGCCCTGCGGAATGGCGCATTGCGTGGTCTCGGCCGGCAGCAGCACGCGCTCCTTGAGCCAGCGGTCGATGGTGGCGTTGGGCAGGTAGTCGAACAGGCCCATGCCGGTATCGGGCGTTTCCGCGCTGGACCAGAGGATCAGGTCGTCGCCGTTCTGCCCCATGGCGTGCAGGTAGTAGGCCCGCGCGTTGCGCACGCCCTGCCAGGCCGTGCCCATGCTGTCCTGGGGCTTGCCCGTGGTGCGCAGGTCGATGGCGGGCATGAGGTCCTGCGCGGCCCCCAGCGTGAACCGCATCGACACGGGCACGCCATCGCCCAGGATGCGGTGCTCGCCCACCAGCGAGCTGTCCTTCGAGAGGCTCACCTGGTTGCGTTCGTTCGGGTACAGCGCATAGGCGGGCCCCACGCGCGCGCCCCGGTCGGGCACGGCGCGGCCCGCGAAGGCCTGCGCATAGTCCGAAGGCTTGGCGCGCGCGAGGTCGACCACGCGCGGCTGGCCGGCGCGCACCGTGGCACCGCAGCCCCAATAGAGCAGGATGCGGCCCTTGGGCTGGTGCTGCTGGTATTCCTGCGGCACGTCGCCGGGCTCGGCCAGCGCGGCGGGCTGCGCCCGGGGGGCAGCAGCGGCAGGCTCTCGCCCATGCGCATGCCGGGCGGGATAGCCTGGCTCGCCTCCACGCCGGGGCGCAGACTGTTGTGCAGCGCGATGTCGATCACGCGCGGCGGCATCACGGACATGGCGCGAGCATTGCCGTAGGCGGTGTTCGATCCGCCCCCCATGCCCCCGGCCCGGCTGCCGCCCATCATGCCGCCGAGCATGCCCGCAGCGCCGCCCATGGGCATGTCCATTTCGGGCATGCCGGCCATGGTGCCGGTGGACAGGTCGATCCAGAGCTGGGTCTTGGGGGGCTTGGTGTTCTGGGCGCTGGCGGCCAGGCCGAGCAGGCACAGGCCCAGGGCCAGCGCCGTGGGGCGCAGTGGTGGACGAGAGGGCTTCATGGGGTTCTCCAATGGACAGGATGTGACCCGGAAAGAGCCCGAGGGCCTGGTGTCTGGCGCTCTGCGATCCAACCCGGGTCGGTTGAATGCTGCGCAGTGTAGGAGCGCGCGGCCCCATTGTGCCGTGGCGCCGCGCACCTGTGCGCGCCTTGTGTGCGCTAATTCACGGGGCGCTCAGCCGCGCAGCCGTTCGATGAGCCCGTTGAGCGCCTCGAGCGAGCCGAACTGGATCGCCAGCTCGCCCATTTCCTCGGTGCGGCTGCCGCGCTTGACGCGCTTCTTCACGCGCACCTCGACCTCGGCCATGAGCAGGTCGGAGAGTTCCTCCTCCACGCGCCGCAGGTCGCGCGACTTCTCCTTCTTGGGCTTTTGCGGCACCAGGCTGAACTCGGCGCCCAGCTTCTTCACGAGCGCCTCGGCCTCGCGCACCGAGAGTTTCTTGGCCGCGATCTGGTTGCCCGCCGTGATCTGCGCCGCACGGTCGAGCGCGAGCAGCGCGCGCGCATGGCCCATGTCGATATCGCCGGCCATGAGCATGGTCTGCACGGGGTCGGCCAGGTTCAGCAGGCGCAGCAGGTTGCTGGCCGCGCTGCGCGAACGGCCCACGGACTGGGCCGCCTGTTCGTGCGTGAGGCCGAACTCCTTGACGAGGCGCTGCAGGCCCTGCGCCTCTTCGAGCGGATTGAGGTCCTCGCGCTGGATGTTCTCGATCAGCGCCATCGCGGCGGCGGATTCGTTGGGCACGTCGCGCACGAGCACGGGCACCTGGTCCAGACCCGCCAGGCGCGACGCCCGGAAGCGCCGCTCGCCCGCGATGATCTCGTACTTGCCCGCATGCTCGCCGTCGGCCAGCCGGCGCACCAGGATGGGCTGCATGATGCCCTGCGCCTTGATGCTCTCGGCCAGTTCGTAGAGCGCGCCCTCGTCCATGCGCGTGCGCGGCTGGTACATGCCAGGCACGAGCTCGGTCAGCGCCAGCGTGCTGGGCAGGCCGGCCTCGGCGGCGCGGGCCTGCTCCAGGTTCTCTTCGACCTTGGGGCCCAGCAGCGCTTCGAGGCCGCGGCCGAGGCCCTTGGGTTTCTTGGTGACCATGGTGGTGGTGCTTTCTGTGTTCTCTTCAGTCAGTGGGCGGGACGGGCTGCGAGCGCCTGCAGCCAGCCATGCCCCTCGGTCCAGTCGCCCAGCCCCGACTCGGCGTTGATGTGGCCGCGCGCACCATAGTCGATGAAACGGGCCCCCAGTCGGCCGCCAGGCCCTGGGCGCGGTCGAAGCTGCAATAGGGGTCGTCCTGGCTGCCCACGAGCGTGGCCGCGAACGGCAGGCGCTGGCGCGCGATGGGCGACCAGCCCGTGATCTGGGCCGCGAGGTCCGGGCGCTCGACATCGCCAGGCGCCACGAGCAGCGCGGCCCGCACGCGGTGGGCGTTCGGCGAGTGCGCGGCCCACCAGGCCGTGAGGATGCAGCCCAGGCTGTGCGCCACGAGCACCACGGGCGCGCTTGCATCGCGTACAACCTCTTCAAGCCGTGCGGTCCAGTCGCCGCGCAGCGGGCGCATCCAGTCGTGCTGCTCGACGCGCCGGTACCCATGCAGGCGCTCCCAGCGGCTCTGCCAATGGTCGGCACCGGAGTTCTGCCAGCCGGGCAGGATGAGCACGTCGGAAGGGTTCATTGCTATTGTTTCAGGAGCTATTTGCGCTTTATGGACGGGCGCCAGAGGCCTTTTTCACCCCTGAACCGCTTTCGGTATTGTGCCCCAAGGCACAAAGCACATCGCCGCCGCGACACCCTGGCGGGCGTGGCGGCGGCGATGGATCGCGGGCCGGCGCGGCGCTTACAGGCGGCGCGCTTGCAGCGGCATGCGGCGCAGGGCGAACCAGCCCAGCAGGGCCGACAGGGCGATCAGGCCCCATTCGGACAGCGTCGGGACCGAGGCCACTTCGCGGCCAGGCACGAGTGTGGTGGCATTGTCCTGGTTGTTGCCCGGGTTCGTGTCGCCCGGGGCATCCAGCCTGGCGGTGTTGACCAGCCGGCCCGGGCCGGTATAGGGGTTCGCCAGCCGCACCGTGAAGGTGAAGGTCCGGCTTGCACCCACCGCCAAGGAGCCCACGGCGCAGCTCACCGTGCCGGCACTGTCCACACAGCCGTCGGCGGACGACACGAAGCTCAGGCCAGAAGGCAAGGGGTCGATGACCTGCGCGCCGATGCTGGGCAGGGGACCGTTGTTGGTCACCTTCAGGGTATAGACCGCCTGTCCGCCGGGCTGGATGCGGGGCTTGTCGATGTCCTTGGTCAGCGCCAGGTCGGTGGCGATCGCATCGCGGCGGGTGGTGGTGTCCTCGTCCACCTGGTTGTTGGCCATCTGGGTCTCGGTTTCGTCCACGGCCACCACCACGTGGTTGCCCTGGGTGCCCGAATAGTCGCCCGCGGTGATGATGCTCTCGGCCCGCATGCGATAGGTCAGCACGATCTCATTGGCCGCACCAATGCCGATGCTCGGGAACGTGCAGCGCAGCATTCCCGAGGTGGCGCCCACGGCCGGCTCCGTGCACGAGGGCGTCACGGCCGCACCGGCCACGGTGGCCGCCAGGTGGCCCTGGTAGCTGAAGCGCGCGGTGTTGCCGGCGTTGGGGAAGGTGTCGGCCATCACCAGGTTGGTACCGTAGGACGGTCCGGCATTGCGGATGGTGATGGTGTAGGTGGTGTCCGAGCCCAGCGGCACGGGGTCGACGCTATCGGTCTTCTGCACCAGGATGTCCAGCTCGGAAGCGATCACCGTGGCATTGATGCTGCCCGAGTTGTTCGCGGTGTTCGTTTCCACATCCGTCGGCCCGACCGCCACATTCACCGTGTTGGTGATGGTGGTGTTTAGCGCCGCCGCGAGCGGCCGCACGGTGAACGTCACGGTACGGTTGCCGCCGGCAGCCACATTGGCCCAGCTGCAGGTGAGCGTACCGCCTGCACCCACGGTGGGAACGGACGAGCAGGCCCCCCATTGGAGGGCGTGCCCACGCTGATGAAAGCCGTGTTGGGCGGCATCACGTCGGTGATGGTGAGGACATTGGCGGTGGATGGGCCTGCATTGCTGGCCGTCACCGTGTACACCATGGGCTGGCCCACGCGCGCCGTGGAGGGATTGACGGTCTTGCTCACCGTCGCGTCCACGCGCGGCTGCACCACGCTGGACACGGTGGAGCTGTTGTTGCCGCGATTGGGGTCGCCCACATCCAGCGAATTGACGCTGGCCGTGTTGCCGCGGCTCAGGTTCGCCGCCGTGGTATTGGCGGGGCGGACCACGATGGTGATCGTGGCCATACCGTTGGCGGCGAGCGTGCCCAGGTTGCAGTCGATGGACTGCGCCGGGCCGCTGCCGGAGGTGGGCGTGCAGGAGCCCTGCGAGGTGACGACCGACTGCAGCCCACCCGCCGTGATCAGGTTGTTCACCGTGTCATACACGTGCGTGTTGGTGGCGTCCACGGTCGCGGAGTTGTTCCTGACGACGAGGGTGTACGTCAGGTCCTGGCCCACCACCACGGGATCGGGCCCCACGGTCTTGGTAATCTGCAGATCGGCCTGTTGCAGGCTGATGTCCTGGTCGGCGCCCCAGCAGTTGGCCTGGTGCAGGGGCAAGGTGCCCGCCTCGCCAGGGCCGGAGCCCGTCAGCACGCCGTTGATGCCGCTCATGTCCGAGCCCAGGCAGACGTTGTTCGTCACAGCGCCCGCCCCCGTGTTGACGGCCGGAATGACGAGATCGGGCGCGTTGCTGTTCACCGCCAGGGAACTGGCGCGCGTGTGCTGACACGTCAGCACGAGGGGGCCGGTTTGCGGATAGGTGGCGCCGGCGCTGGAGGAGCACGTCCAGTTGGCGTCGGAGGGACTGGCCGTCACATCCACGCCCGCAGGGATCTGGTCGGTCACCGTGATGGTCTGGCCGGCAAACACCGGAAGCAGGCCGTAATTGCGCACGCGCACGACCCAGTTGTAGTTCTGTCCTACGTGCACCGGACGGATGCTGGCCCATTTCTCGACGCCCAGATCCACCTCGTTGCTCACGTTGACGGTGCTGCTGTTGTTGGCCCCCACCGGATCAGGCGGCGTGGCCGTGACGATGCCGGTGTTGGGAACGGTGCCGGTGCCCGTGGGACGCGCCCGCAGGGTGATGGCCGGCAGATTGGTGAACGGTCCGCCGTTGTAGGTTCCGGGGTAGCTGCAGGTCAGCGTGTTGGGCGTGGTGGTACCGAAGTCGCAGACCCAGGGAGACGGCGCTGTATGGTCCACATAGCTGAAGCCGGCATTGAGCGTATCGGTCACCACCACCCCGGTCGGTGCGGCACCGCCTTCCTGGCGCGGGGTCAGGGTAAACGTCACCAAGGTGCCGCCGGCGTCGGCCGAAACGGCTGACGTCTTGGTGATGCGCATGTCCGTGCCATCGCTCAGCACGACGTCCACCGTGGCGGTGTTGTTGGTGCCATCACCATCGAGATAGTTGGACAGCACGTCGAAGGTGCCCGTGACGGTGCCGGTCACGTTGGCCACCGCGTTGACGGTGATGGGGGGAAAGCTGGCGCCCATGGCCAGCCCGTCGTTGCGCGTACACGTGATCTCGGCTCCCACGGGGCCTCCGGGCGCGTCCGACAGCGGGTAGCCGCTGGCGGGCGTGCAGGTCCAGCCCGTACCTGCAGGGCGGGAGGTGATGGAGGAGCCGGCCGGCACATTGAAGCGCACCGTGGGCGACTGGCCCGCAGGGAGCGGGTCGGGGCCTCCGTTGTTGTCCACCGTGAGCGTATAGGTATAGGGCGTGCCCGCCGCAATGGTGCCCACGGCCGAGGTGCTGGCGGTGATGCCCAGATTGGCCGCCTGCTGGACGGTGATGTTGCGCGAAAGGGTGTTGTTGCCCGTATTGGGGTCCGCCGTGGCCGAGGTGACCGTGGCGCTGTTGGGCCACACGGCGGCGCTGGGCAGGCGCATGCGCAGCGTCACGGTGCGCGTGCCCGGAAAGGGAATGGATCCCCAGGTGCATTCGTAGGGTGCCGCACCGGTGCAGGCACCGCCGTCACTGGCGGTCATGCTCACGAAGGTGGCACCGGCGGGGATCGTGTCGGTCAGCTTCACGTTGCTGGCGGATCCCGTGCCGTTGTTCTCCACCGTCATGGTGATGGTGGCGATGCCACCCGCGGGCACGGGGTCGGGGGTCACAACGTGGTTGGACAGCACCAGATCGGCAGACTGTGCCCAGGCGCCGCCGGCAAAGCACAGCAGCGGCGCGGCCAGCCATGCGGCCCAGCGGCGCGTAGGGCGCGGTACGGCGGTGGAGTGGGAGCGGGCCGCACGGGGTGTCCCGCCAGGCGGCGGGGCGAGCGGGCAGGCAGAAAGGCTGGAGAGCAGGCGATCGGGCATGAACAAGGCTTTCTGGAGGCCTCCGGAGCCCACGTGCGGTGGCGCGGCAGGTCCGGGGAGGTTGAAGGCAACAGCGGTAACCGCTTGTTGCAGGCGCTCCAGAGTCTAGAAACCTTATTCTTTAGACGTCACATTCGAACTCTCACAATTACTCACGGTTATAAGTTGTTGTCAATTGGAGGGGAACCCTTCGGCCCCGTCACATGCTCTTCACGCGCTCGACCATCTCCAGGGCGAAGTCCACGAAGGCCTGGCTGCCCTTGGCCGCGGGGTCGAACACCACGCCGGGCAGGCCGTAGCTGGGCGCCTCGGCCAGGCGCACGTTGCGCGGGATCACGGTGTCGAACACCTTGTCGCCGAAATGCGCCTTGAGCTGCTCGCTGACCTGGTTCTGCAAGGTGATGCGCGGATCGAACATCACGCGCAGCAGGCCGATGATCTGCAGGTCGCGGTTGAGGTTGGCATGCACCTGCTTGATGGTGTTGACCAGGTCGGTGAGCCCTTCGAGCGCAAAGTACTCGCACTGCATGGGCACGATCACTCCATGCGCGCTGCACAGACCGTTGAGCGTGAGCATCGAGAGGCTGGGCGGGCAGTCGATGAGCACGAAGTCGTAGTTACCGTCCACCTCGGCCAGGGCGGCCTTGAGGCGCTTCTCCCGGCGCTCCAGCTCCACCAGCTCCACCTCGGCGCCGGCCAGTTCGCGGTTGGCGCCCAGCACGTGGTAGCCGCACTTGTCGGCCAGCTTGGCGGCCTCCTGGATCGAGGCGGATTCGAGCAGCACGTCGTACACCGTGAGCTCCAGGCTGCGCTTGTCCACACCCGAACCCATGGTGGCGTTGCCCTGCGGATCGAGATCGACCATGAGCACGCGCTGGCCGACCTTGGCAAGGCCGGCGGCGAGGTTGACGGAGGTGGTGGTCTTGCCGACGCCGCCCTTCTGGTTGGCGATGCAGAAAATCTTGGCCATGGACTGCGTGCTTACTTGGAGATGGCCAGCTTGACGCCGAAGCCGATGAGGAACACGCCCGCCGTCTTTTCCAGCACGCGCGCGATGGTCGGGTTGGCGCGCATGCGCGCCGCGAGATGGTGGGTGAGCAACACCACGATCAGGCTGTAGAGGAAGGTGAGCGCAGCGATGGTCGCGGCCATCACGCCGAAGGTGATCATTCCCTGGTGGCGCACCGGGTCGACGAACAGCGGGAAGAAGGCCATGTAGAACACGATGGCCTTGGGATTCAGCAGCGTGATGATGGCCCCCTGCCGGAAATAGTGGCGCGGCTCGATGTGCAGCACGGGCGCTGCCCCGGCTTGGCCGTGAGCATCTTGAAGCCCAGCCAGGCCAGGTAGATGGCGCCCAGCCACTGCACGGCGTGGAAAGCCGCCGGGTATGCCGCCAGCAGCGCGGCCACGCCGGCCACGGCGGCCCACATGAGCACCTGGTCGGCGGCGATCACCCCTGCCGCCGCCGCCAGGCCCGCGCGCACGCCGCCCTTGCCCGTGGACGTGATGAGTGCGAGGTTGCCGGGCCCTGGAATGGCCAGGAACAACACGATGGCGGCAACGAATGCGCCGTAGTCTGCAACGCCGAACATGGGGGATTCCTCAGGAGTGGACCGGCTAGTTTACGCGACCCGGTCTGGCGCCCGGGCACCCTTGGCCGGCCCGGGCCTCGGCGGTCTGCGCGGGCTCAGGCCCTGCGCATCCAGACGATGCAGCGCTCGGCCCCGAGGCCCGGCACCGCGAGCTGTTCCACGTGAAACACCTGCACGCCAGACGGCAACGCCGCGATTTCGTCGGCCGGGTGCTTGCCCTTCATGGCCAGCCACACCCCCCCGGGCGCAAGCGCCCCCTGCGACCAGGAGGTGAAGTCGGGCAGCGATGCGAAGGCCCGGCAGCTCACCACATCGAAGGGGCCGGGCAGCGTCTCCACCCGCGCATGGATGCCGTGCAGATTGGGCAGCCGCAGCGCGGCGGCCGCCTGCTGGATGAAAGCCGCTTTCTTGGCCACGGTATCCACACAGCTCACATCCACGCCGGGACAGCAGATGGCGAACACCACGCCGGGCAGCCCCCCGCCCGATCCCACGTCGAGCAGGCGCAGGGGCACAGGCAGCGCCCCGCCCTGCTCCGCCACATGGCGGCGCAGCGGGGCCACGGCCGCCAGGCTGTCGAGCAGGTGGTGCGTGAGCATTTCCTGCGGATCGCGCACGGCCGTCAGGTTGTAGACCTTGTTCCATTTCTGCAGCAGCGCGAGAAAGTCGAGCAGTTGCCCGATCTGCGCCTCGTCCAGATCCAGCCCCAGGTCGCGCACGCCCGCGCGCAGCGGCTCCAGCAGCGCGGCGCTCATGCGGCGGCTTCCACGCCGGTGTCGGCGGGAGCATGGGCGAATCCCTTGAAGCCGCCCTTCTTCAGATGCACCAGCAGCAGAGAGATCGCTGCGGGCGTGATGCCGGAGATGCGCGACGCCTGGCCCAGCGTTTCAGGCCGGTGCTTCTGCAGCTTCTGGCGCACCTCGATGGAGAGCGCCGCCACCTGCAGATAGTCCAGCTCGGCAGGCAGGCGCAGGTTTTCGAAATGGGCCGCGCGCTGCACTTCGTCCTTCTGGCGGTCGATGTAGCCCGCGTACTTGGCAGCAATCTCCACCTGCTCGATCACGGGGCCGCTCAGCTCGCCCAGGGTTGCGTGCGCCACCTCGGGGCTGGCGTACTTGCCGCCGTCCATGCCCATCAACGCGGCATACGACACATCAGGCCGGCGCAGCAGATCGAACAGGTTGTATTCGTGCTCGATGGCCTTGCCCAGCACGCGCTCGGCCTCGGCCGCCGCGAGGATGCGCGGATTCACCCAGGTGGATTTGAGGCGCTCTGTTTCACGTGAAACAGCATCGCGCTTGCGGCTGAAGGCGTCCCAGCGGGCGTCGTCCACCAGGCCCATGCGGCGGCCCGCTTCGGTCAGCCGCATGTCGGCGTTGTCCTCGCGCAGCTGCAGGCGGAACTCGGCACGGCTCGTAAACATGCGATAGGGCTCGGTCACGCCCTTGGTGATGAGGTCGTCCACGAGCACGCCCAGGTAGGCCTCGTCGCGGCGCGGCAGCCACGCCCCTCGCCACGGCACTGCAGCGCGGCGTTGATGCCCGCGAACAGGCCCTGGGCGGCCGCCTCTTCGTAGCCCGTCGTGCCGTTGATCTGGCCCGCGAAGAACAGGCCCTGGATCTGGCGCGTCTCGAAGCTGCTCTTGAGCGAGCGCGGGTCGAAGTAGTCATACTCGATGGCATAACCCGGGCGCAGGATGTGGGCGTTCTCCAGTCCCGGCATGCTGCGCACCAGGTCGTACTGGATGTCGAAGGGCAGGCTGGTGCTGATGCCGTTGGGGTAGTACTCGTGCGTGGTCAGCCCCTCGGGCTCCAGGAAGATCTGGTGGCTGTCCTTGTCGGCAAAGCGGTTGATCTTGTCCTCCACGCTGGGGCAGTAGCGCGGGCCCACGCCCTCGATCTTGCCGGTGAACATGGGGCTGCGGTCAAAGCCGCTGCGGATGATCTCGTGCGTGCGCTCGTTGGTATGGGTGATCCAGCACGGCACCTGGCGGGGGTGCATGGCCGCGCTGCCCATGAAGCTGAACACGGGCAGCACCCCCTCGTTCACGCCGCCGGGCATGCCGTCGCCGGGCTGCTCCTCGCACTTCGAGAAATCGATGCTGCGCCCGTCGATGCGCGGCGGCGTGCCGGTCTTGAGGCGGCCCTGCGGCAGCTGCAGCTCCTTGAGGCGGGCGCTGAGCGACACGGCGGGCGGGTCCCCTGCCCGGCCGGCCGCATAGTTGTTCAGCCCCACATGAATCTTGCCGTCCAGGAAGGTACCCGCAGTGAGCACCACCGTGCGCGAGCGAAAGCGGATGCCCACCTGCGTGACGGCACCCACCACGCGGTCGCCCTCCACCATCAGGTCGTCCACGGCCTGCTGGAACAGCCAGAGGTTGGGCTGGTTCTCCAGCATGCGGCGGATGGCGGCCTTGTACAGGATGCGGTCGGCCTGCGCCCGCGTGGCACGCACGGCCGGCCCTTGGAACTGTTGAGGATGCGGAACTGGATACCGCCCTCGTCCGTGGCCAGGGCCATGGCGCCGCCCAGCGCGTCCACTTCCTTGACCAAGTGGCCCTTGCCGATGCCACCGATGCTGGGGTTGCAGCTCATCTGCCCCAGGGTCTCGATGTTGTGCGTGAGCAGCAGCGTTCTTTGCCCCAAGCGCGCGGCGGCCAGGGCGGCCTCGGTGCCGGCATGGCCTCCGCCGACGACGATCACATCAAATTCCTGGGGGTACAACATGGGACTGCTCCGGGGCCTTTCACGGCCCTATCTTCAACCTCGCCGGCCCGAAGGGCATCGGCCACGCCCGCGGGCGCTGCCAAGGGCCCGCGGGGAAACCCGTAATTTTCCCATCTTTGCGCATTCCATGGGAGCCGCCCTTGTTTCACGTGAAACCGTGCAGGAATCCTGCCCCCGCTCTGTGCTCCAATCGCGGCCATGAAACTTCTCGTCTTCGCGGGCAGCACCCGCCAGCAATCGTTCAACCGGCGCCTCGCGCGCGTGGCCGCCGGCCTGGGCCGCGAGGCCGGTGCCGAGGTCACGCTGATGGAGCTGGCCGATTTCGACATCCCGCTGTACAACGCCGACCTCGAGGCCCGGGGCACGCCCGCCGACGTGCTGCGCCTCAAGGAGACCATGGACGCCCACCCGGCCTGGATCATCGCCTCGCCCGAGTACAACGGCAGCTACACCGCCCTGCTCAAGAACACCATCGACTGGGCCTCCAGCCCCGTGGCCGGCCACCCCGTATGGAGCAATGGCGACCGTCCGCTGGCCGGCAAGGTCGTGGGCATGCTCAGCGCCTCCAACGGCCGCCTGGGCGGCCTGCGCTCGCAAAGCCACCTCGCGCCGCTGCTCGTCAACGCGCACTGCTGGCTGGCCCCCAAGGCCTATGCGGTCAGCGGCGCGGCCAGCGCCTTCGACGACCAGGGCGCCCTGGTGCATGCGCACGACGCAGCCGGCGTGCGCGCGGTGGTGGAGCAGGTGCTCTGGGCCGCCGGGCGCCTGCAGGGCTGACGCGGCGGCACCCTGGCCCCATGGACTGCCGCCCCGGCTGCGGAGCCTGCTGCACGGCGCCGTCGATCTCCTCGCCCATTCCCGGCATGCCCCAGGGCAAGCCGGCGGGCGTGCCCTGCATGCAGCTCG contains:
- a CDS encoding ParB/RepB/Spo0J family partition protein → MVTKKPKGLGRGLEALLGPKVEENLEQARAAEAGLPSTLALTELVPGMYQPRTRMDEGALYELAESIKAQGIMQPILVRRLADGEHAGKYEIIAGERRFRASRLAGLDQVPVLVRDVPNESAAAMALIENIQREDLNPLEEAQGLQRLVKEFGLTHEQAAQSVGRSRSAASNLLRLLNLADPVQTMLMAGDIDMGHARALLALDRAAQITAGNQIAAKKLSVREAEALVKKLGAEFSLVPQKPKKEKSRDLRRVEEELSDLLMAEVEVRVKKRVKRGSRTEEMGELAIQFGSLEALNGLIERLRG
- a CDS encoding ParA family protein; protein product: MAKIFCIANQKGGVGKTTTSVNLAAGLAKVGQRVLMVDLDPQGNATMGSGVDKRSLELTVYDVLLESASIQEAAKLADKCGYHVLGANRELAGAEVELVELERREKRLKAALAEVDGNYDFVLIDCPPSLSMLTLNGLCSAHGVIVPMQCEYFALEGLTDLVNTIKQVHANLNRDLQIIGLLRVMFDPRITLQNQVSEQLKAHFGDKVFDTVIPRNVRLAEAPSYGLPGVVFDPAAKGSQAFVDFALEMVERVKSM
- a CDS encoding IPTL-CTERM sorting domain-containing protein; translated protein: MTFTVRPLAAALNTTITNTVNVAVGPTDVETNTANNSGSINATVIASELDILVQKTDSVDPVPLGSDTTYTITIRNAGPSYGTNLVMADTFPNAGNTARFSYQGHLAATVAGAAVTPSCTEPAVGATSGMLRCTFPSIGIGAANEIVLTYRMRAESIITAGDYSGTQGNHVVVAVDETETQMANNQVDEDTTTRRDAIATDLALTKDIDKPRIQPGGQAVYTLKVTNNGPLPSIGAQVIDPLPSGLSFVSSADGCVDSAGTVSCAVGSLAVGASRTFTFTVRLANPYTGPGRLVNTARLDAPGDTNPGNNQDNATTLVPGREVASVPTLSEWGLIALSALLGWFALRRMPLQARRL
- a CDS encoding DUF11 domain-containing protein produces the protein MPDRLLSSLSACPLAPPPGGTPRAARSHSTAVPRPTRRWAAWLAAPLLCFAGGAWAQSADLVLSNHVVTPDPVPAGGIATITMTVENNGTGSASNVKLTDTIPAGATFVSMTASDGGACTGAAPYECTWGSIPFPGTRTVTLRMRLPSAAVWPNSATVTSATADPNTGNNTLSRNITVQQAANLGITASTSAVGTIAAGTPYTYTLTVDNNGGPDPLPAGQSPTVRFNVPAGSSITSRPAGTGWTCTPASGYPLSDAPGGPVGAEITCTRNDGLAMGASFPPITVNAVANVTGTVTGTFDVLSNYLDGDGTNNTATVDVVLSDGTDMRITKTSAVSADAGGTLVTFTLTPRQEGGAAPTGVVVTDTLNAGFSYVDHTAPSPWVCDFGTTTPNTLTCSYPGTYNGGPFTNLPAITLRARPTGTGTVPNTGIVTATPPDPVGANNSSTVNVSNEVDLGVEKWASIRPVHVGQNYNWVVRVRNYGLLPVFAGQTITVTDQIPAGVDVTASPSDANWTCSSSAGATYPQTGPLVLTCQHTRASSLAVNSNAPDLVIPAVNTGAGAVTNNVCLGSDMSGINGVLTGSGPGEAGTLPLHQANCWGADQDISLQQADLQITKTVGPDPVVVGQDLTYTLVVRNNSATVDATNTHVYDTVNNLITAGGLQSVVTSQGSCTPTSGSGPAQSIDCNLGTLAANGMATITIVVRPANTTAANLSRGNTASVNSLDVGDPNRGNNSSTVSSVVQPRVDATVSKTVNPSTARVGQPMVYTVTASNAGPSTANVLTITDVMPPNTAFISVGTPSNGGPARPFPPWVQAVRSPAAGPMWLPAATVP
- a CDS encoding NADPH-dependent FMN reductase, translating into MKLLVFAGSTRQQSFNRRLARVAAGLGREAGAEVTLMELADFDIPLYNADLEARGTPADVLRLKETMDAHPAWIIASPEYNGSYTALLKNTIDWASSPVAGHPVWSNGDRPLAGKVVGMLSASNGRLGGLRSQSHLAPLLVNAHCWLAPKAYAVSGAASAFDDQGALVHAHDAAGVRAVVEQVLWAAGRLQG
- a CDS encoding class I SAM-dependent methyltransferase, yielding MTLRLPWPLPALLAWCLAWLLFAGLQHLVAPVGALLVACVLGTAASLLGDRWWRRVLIALGFPLSLALSGAGSVPAWAWLVPLALLLAVYPLNAWRDAPLFPTPQGALGELAQRIPLPEGARVLDAGCGLGAGLRALREAYPAARLDGVEGSALLRWLCALRCPWAWVWQGDLWEADWSGYRLVYLFQRPESMSHAEMKAQAELAPGAWLVSLEFALPGLEPTLRWNAPDGRPLWAYRMPSAGQGATN
- the rsmG gene encoding 16S rRNA (guanine(527)-N(7))-methyltransferase RsmG; the encoded protein is MSAALLEPLRAGVRDLGLDLDEAQIGQLLDFLALLQKWNKVYNLTAVRDPQEMLTHHLLDSLAAVAPLRRHVAEQGGALPVPLRLLDVGSGGGLPGVVFAICCPGVDVSCVDTVAKKAAFIQQAAAALRLPNLHGIHARVETLPGPFDVVSCRAFASLPDFTSWSQGALAPGGVWLAMKGKHPADEIAALPSGVQVFHVEQLAVPGLGAERCIVWMRRA